From Elephas maximus indicus isolate mEleMax1 chromosome 1, mEleMax1 primary haplotype, whole genome shotgun sequence, a single genomic window includes:
- the DPPA5 gene encoding developmental pluripotency-associated 5 protein, with amino-acid sequence MQMKLSVNSETTGPACARGQGLPRSKEPDQGRAELAQGGEPGIGLPDDRVRGRGQAGGAASRWAGPPGARLSASGAPASAVRSSLRRGVLVFEELKMGTIQKREDIPPWVKPPGDLKDPEVFQVPTQLLAAIFGPNGSRIPYLEQVSKTMLELKVLESSNFTEVVVYGSYVYKLRAKWMLQSLAEWHRQRQERGMQRLEEAMNALGLDLGFSEASS; translated from the exons ATGCAGATGAAACTCTCGGTAAACTCCGAGACAACTGGGCCCGCCTGTGCCCGGGGGCAGGGACTCCCAAGGAGCAAGGAGCCGGATCAAGGCCGGGCAGAGCTGGCCCAGGGCGGGGAGCCTGGGATTGGACTCCCGGACGACCGCGTCCGGGGGCGGGGCCAGGCTGGGGGCGCGGCCAGCCGGTGGGCGGGGCCCCCAGGTGCTAGACTTTCCGCAAGCGGCGCACCAGCCAGTGCAGTTAGGTCCAGCCTCCGCCGGGGTGTGTTGGTGTTTGAGGAACTCAAGATGGGGACGATTCAGAAACGGGAAGATATCCCACCGTGGGTGAAACCTCCCGGAGATTTGAAGGATCCCGAGGTGTTCCAGGTCCCCACGCAGTTGCTGGCAGCTATATTTG GCCCAAATGGATCTCGAATCCCGTACCTCGAGCAAGTGAGCAAGACTATGCTGGAGCTGAAGGTTCTGGAATCCTCGAACTTCACTGAGGTTGTGGTTTACGGCTCCTACGTGTACAAGTTACGGGCCAAGTGGATGTTGCAGTCTTTGGCCGAGTGGCACCGCCAGCGACAAGAGCGAG GGATGCAGAGACTTGAGGAAGCCATGAATGCCTTGGGACTAGATCTTGGATTCAGTGAAGCCAGTTCCTAG